TACATATCCAGTACATCCGGCGACAGGTTCAGTGATTGGAAGCGCTCCGTAGCCATCTTCCGCACATCCGACCGTTTCATCTCCGGACGATGCTCCTTCATAATATCTTCAATAAACCTGATTATACGCAGCGTTGGGTTCAGTGCATTCATAGCGGCCTGCGGAATATAAGCAATTTCCTTGCCCAGAACGCGCGAACGAAGCTGCTCTTTGTTCAGCTGCATAATATCGGTACCATTAATGCGGATCGAACCACTGCCATAATGAAGCGGCGGGAAATAAAAGCCCATCAGGCTGAGCGCCAGCGTCGATTTGCCACAGCCCGATTCACCTGCAATGCCCAGCGTCTGCCCCTCTTTCAGTCCGAACTCCACCCCGTCGACGGCAAAGACGTTCTCCTTGAGCCGGGTACGGTAATAGGTTTTGAGACCGCTGACCTGAAGTATAGGTTGGTTCATGGTCTTAGCTCCTTATTTTCGGATTGAAAATTTCGTCCATGCCCGTATTCATCAGATAAAGCGAGAAGGTAATGACCGCAATCGCCAGCGCCGCAGGAATGAAAGCCCACCACGCCCCTGCTACTGGCGCTTCAAACACAAGTGCCCAGTTCATCAGAATGCCGAGCGAGATCGTATTATACGGCCCCAGGCCCAGCATGGAGATGGAAGCTTCGGACAGAATGCCCGATGCCGTCTGGAGCACAAAAGCCATCACCACATAAGACGCGATATACGGCAAAATCTCATGGATAATGATACGCGGCGTACTGTGTCCCGAAATTTTCGCAATGTGCACATGATCCCGGCTGCGCAGAGATGTCGTCTGGGCTCGCACAGCCCGGGCCGTCCAGGGCCAGCTGGTTATCCCGATAATGATCGCCGTCACCAGGGAACTGCGTGAATCAATGCTGACGGAGATCAAGATCAGAATAATGAATGAAGGAATAACGATAAAAATATTGGTAATTGCCGTCAGAAAGTTATCCAGCATTCCCCCGATATATCCAGACACCAGACCCATAACCAGACCAATAACGGTCGCAAACACACCTGCAATCAGCCCCACACGTATGGATGTCTGGATGCCATACATCAATTCAAGGAAAATGTCCCGTCCAAAATTGTCCGATCCTAGCAGCAGGCCATCACCAGGTGGCTGGAACGCCATCGCAATCATCTCGAGCGGATCACTGCGATTGATGAGCGGATAGATCGTAACCAAGAGCAGCATGCCGACAAAAGTCACCGCACCGATCATGAATTTGGGTGACTTCAGCAAAATAGAGATCGAATGCTTCATATCACTGTTCCTCCATTTGAGCGGCCTTGATGCGCGGGTCTATGAAGCCGTAGATGACATCAATGGTAAAGTTCGCAAGCAATACAGCAATGGCAA
Above is a window of Paenibacillus sp. E222 DNA encoding:
- a CDS encoding ABC transporter permease — its product is MKHSISILLKSPKFMIGAVTFVGMLLLVTIYPLINRSDPLEMIAMAFQPPGDGLLLGSDNFGRDIFLELMYGIQTSIRVGLIAGVFATVIGLVMGLVSGYIGGMLDNFLTAITNIFIVIPSFIILILISVSIDSRSSLVTAIIIGITSWPWTARAVRAQTTSLRSRDHVHIAKISGHSTPRIIIHEILPYIASYVVMAFVLQTASGILSEASISMLGLGPYNTISLGILMNWALVFEAPVAGAWWAFIPAALAIAVITFSLYLMNTGMDEIFNPKIRS